One Synechococcus sp. CC9605 genomic window carries:
- a CDS encoding FAD-dependent oxidoreductase, translating into MVALGRDASSKSQVSAASVDVVVIGAGLSGLIAARELVKKGKTVALLEAKSAIGGRMVNKKVAGDGVIDLGGQWGGKTHYRFEALSDELNPKRYPSYYDGKGVFVWNGKPYTTELVADFHRAIGFSNPDDIDLPEQEKEAARSSGKNYLTYQNHIS; encoded by the coding sequence TTGGTTGCATTAGGGCGTGATGCCTCAAGCAAGAGCCAAGTCTCCGCTGCTTCTGTGGATGTGGTTGTGATCGGTGCAGGATTGTCTGGTCTGATCGCAGCCCGCGAACTGGTGAAAAAGGGAAAAACAGTGGCATTGCTTGAAGCCAAAAGCGCCATTGGCGGACGGATGGTCAATAAAAAAGTTGCTGGAGACGGCGTGATTGATCTAGGCGGTCAGTGGGGAGGGAAAACCCATTATCGCTTTGAAGCCCTTTCGGATGAATTGAATCCGAAGCGTTACCCTTCTTATTACGATGGGAAGGGTGTTTTCGTTTGGAATGGCAAGCCCTACACAACCGAACTGGTTGCTGATTTTCATCGAGCCATAGGTTTTTCGAATCCAGATGATATAGATCTGCCTGAGCAAGAAAAGGAAGCTGCACGAAGCTCTGGAAAGAACTATTTGACATATCAAAACCATATCAGCTGA
- a CDS encoding flavin monoamine oxidase family protein codes for MDATPVSQWLAERNASPLAQWMFGWICRGGGAQVFEPYESSMLHLAWTMAVAPPSETPEDWLLYKGAGEVAKVIANELGIRVLLDSPVSKIDQDSSGVTVTYGDCKKIKALGAVVAIPPPLRLNIQFNPPLPSRFVQLTQRTPMPSKWKVLAVYPTAFWRDQGFCAAGSGNLDVLEQTADACPPRGKPGIMASFVSGNKIGSFSQLSEQEQRALVLKDLVTFWGPQASKPIELVIVPWTDDPWLQGGYGLTRSTGSWTAFGPSWQDDHGKVFWAGTEQSTRSPGYFEGAIEAGLAAVQRLNAALT; via the coding sequence TTGGATGCAACTCCTGTTTCTCAGTGGCTAGCAGAACGCAATGCCTCGCCTTTGGCTCAATGGATGTTTGGCTGGATCTGTCGAGGGGGTGGCGCTCAAGTTTTTGAACCCTATGAATCCTCGATGCTTCATTTGGCTTGGACCATGGCGGTAGCCCCACCGAGTGAAACCCCTGAAGATTGGTTGCTCTACAAAGGTGCTGGCGAAGTTGCAAAAGTCATCGCCAATGAACTGGGGATTCGGGTTTTGCTGGATTCTCCCGTGTCAAAAATTGATCAAGATTCGAGTGGTGTAACAGTCACTTACGGAGACTGTAAGAAGATCAAGGCTCTCGGTGCTGTCGTTGCGATACCACCTCCGTTGCGGCTGAATATTCAATTCAACCCACCACTTCCTTCCCGTTTTGTGCAATTGACGCAGCGCACCCCCATGCCGTCGAAGTGGAAGGTGCTGGCTGTTTATCCCACAGCCTTTTGGCGAGATCAAGGTTTCTGCGCGGCTGGCTCAGGAAATTTGGATGTTCTTGAACAGACTGCAGATGCCTGTCCGCCTCGGGGCAAACCTGGTATTATGGCCAGTTTTGTTTCGGGCAACAAAATCGGCAGTTTCAGCCAACTAAGTGAACAAGAGCAAAGGGCACTTGTCTTGAAAGACCTCGTCACCTTTTGGGGGCCCCAGGCCAGTAAGCCCATCGAATTGGTGATTGTTCCGTGGACCGACGATCCCTGGCTTCAAGGTGGCTACGGTCTCACGCGCAGCACCGGATCGTGGACTGCATTCGGACCAAGCTGGCAGGACGATCACGGCAAGGTGTTTTGGGCCGGTACAGAACAATCAACCCGTTCGCCTGGTTACTTCGAGGGTGCGATCGAGGCAGGACTTGCTGCGGTGCAGCGCCTGAATGCTGCTCTGACATGA
- a CDS encoding NAD(P)H-dependent oxidoreductase codes for MQSAVNLMSFPWSFKKYIDQIYTNPGHGKLWLGTGRSRQAPEKNYGTKDGLIDKKYMFSLTFDAPEGAFDDPNEYLMQGKSVDDLFFPMHVNYRYLAMKQLPTFSMHDVIVNPNIDADFARFADHINKYIIRRQ; via the coding sequence GTGCAATCAGCGGTGAATTTGATGAGCTTTCCATGGAGCTTCAAAAAATACATCGACCAGATCTATACAAATCCAGGCCATGGAAAGCTCTGGCTTGGAACCGGGCGATCACGCCAGGCACCGGAAAAGAATTACGGCACCAAAGATGGCCTAATAGACAAAAAATACATGTTCTCTTTGACCTTTGACGCTCCCGAAGGGGCCTTCGATGATCCAAATGAATATTTAATGCAGGGCAAAAGTGTTGACGATTTGTTTTTCCCAATGCACGTGAACTACAGATATCTTGCCATGAAACAGCTACCTACATTCTCAATGCATGATGTCATTGTAAATCCAAATATTGATGCTGACTTTGCAAGGTTCGCAGACCACATCAACAAGTACATCATTCGACGCCAATGA
- a CDS encoding flavin monoamine oxidase family protein yields the protein MVVVGAGLSGLTAARQLRKNGLSVHLLEARARTGGRMIRQTTCTGAVIDLGGQWGGETHHRFEKLVDELGLERFPSYYDGQGVLVWDGQRVVADMATKPSNSVLLFEADQIQQPAEQVANAKKALKTFRAIAASVDPARPWTTPNAAELDHTTIRSWCEKNSDSRLSDFELEWLSVVGGSGGFDPWDASILHLAWTQSVAPQDEAPESWLLKGAAGQVAERLTAELKQFISLNAPVHSVEQNDNGVIISFGQGKTINAKTAIVAIPPPLRQRITFTPDLPAETRSFLQRSPMGSMIKVFAIYKNAFWRQKNLNGFGVGNLKTLELTADSSLPSGSPGILASFVTASAAVRFQQQNSQEQRKAILDDLMAYWGPEAGAPEELIIQNWNQEAWSTGAFTSFVTPGGWTTYGQGWQQSHGRVHWAGTEASSRWPGYFEGAIEAGIQASNKAISQT from the coding sequence GTGGTGGTCGTTGGAGCGGGTTTGTCAGGTCTGACAGCCGCTCGTCAACTTCGCAAAAATGGATTGAGTGTTCATCTTCTCGAAGCCAGAGCCCGAACGGGTGGGCGAATGATTCGCCAGACAACATGCACAGGCGCCGTGATTGACCTAGGCGGGCAATGGGGCGGGGAAACCCACCATCGCTTCGAGAAGCTTGTGGATGAATTGGGTCTTGAACGCTTCCCCAGTTACTACGACGGCCAGGGAGTGTTGGTTTGGGACGGGCAAAGAGTGGTGGCCGACATGGCAACAAAGCCCTCCAACAGCGTGCTGCTCTTTGAAGCAGATCAGATCCAACAACCTGCAGAACAGGTGGCCAACGCAAAAAAAGCACTGAAGACCTTTCGGGCCATCGCTGCCTCAGTCGATCCAGCCCGACCCTGGACAACACCCAACGCAGCTGAACTGGATCACACTACCATTCGATCATGGTGTGAGAAGAACAGTGATTCAAGGCTGAGTGATTTCGAACTCGAATGGCTTTCGGTTGTTGGAGGTTCCGGCGGCTTTGATCCCTGGGATGCCTCCATTCTTCATCTAGCGTGGACGCAATCCGTTGCACCCCAGGATGAGGCTCCAGAGTCCTGGTTGCTCAAAGGTGCAGCTGGCCAGGTTGCAGAACGACTCACCGCTGAACTCAAACAATTCATCAGCCTGAATGCTCCGGTGCACTCAGTTGAGCAGAACGACAATGGCGTGATCATCAGTTTCGGCCAAGGCAAAACAATCAATGCCAAAACTGCCATCGTGGCCATCCCACCCCCACTACGCCAGCGCATCACCTTCACACCTGATCTACCGGCTGAAACACGTTCATTTCTGCAACGCAGCCCCATGGGATCCATGATCAAGGTGTTTGCGATTTACAAGAACGCTTTTTGGAGACAAAAAAATCTCAATGGCTTCGGCGTTGGTAATCTGAAAACCCTCGAGCTCACGGCAGACAGCTCTCTACCCAGCGGATCTCCTGGGATTCTCGCAAGTTTTGTTACCGCAAGTGCCGCTGTTCGCTTCCAACAACAAAACAGCCAAGAACAGCGCAAAGCCATCCTGGATGATCTGATGGCGTATTGGGGCCCTGAGGCAGGTGCACCCGAAGAACTAATCATTCAGAACTGGAACCAAGAAGCTTGGTCTACTGGAGCCTTCACCAGTTTTGTCACGCCTGGTGGCTGGACAACTTACGGCCAGGGCTGGCAACAATCTCATGGACGCGTTCATTGGGCAGGCACCGAGGCGTCCAGCCGCTGGCCCGGGTACTTCGAAGGCGCCATTGAGGCCGGCATTCAAGCATCGAACAAAGCGATATCACAAACATGA
- a CDS encoding ferredoxin:protochlorophyllide reductase (ATP-dependent) subunit B yields MQLTLWTYEGPPHVGAMRIAASMRGVHYVLHAPQGDTYADLLFTMIERRGQRPPVTYTTFQARDLGGDTAELVKRHVREAVDRFQPDALLVGESCTAELIQDQPGALAQGMGLTMPVVSLELPAYSKKENWGAAETFYQMVRNLLKEQTPANNQHDPMTWQHQGRRPRVNLLGPSLLGFRCRDDVLEVQKLLTLHGIDVGVVAPLGAGVEDLKRIPDADLNVCLYPEVAESSCSWLERNFGMPFSRTVPIGVGATHDFLVEVHDMLGMEPPAPDEGYRRSRLPWYSESVDSTYLTGKRVFIFGDGSHALAAARICSEELGFTVVGLGTYSREMARPVRAAAKALGLEALISDDYLAVEAAMAKAAPELVLGTQMERHSAKRLGIPCAVISTPMHVQDVPARMSPQMGWEGANVIFDDWVHPLMMGLEEHLIGMFRHDFEFVDGHQSHLGHTGGAGAADHSALTDIPADGDDALHWTADGEAELKKIPFFVRGKVRRNTEAYARDVGCRVINSETLYDAKAHFKA; encoded by the coding sequence ATGCAACTCACGCTCTGGACCTATGAAGGGCCACCCCATGTGGGGGCCATGCGCATTGCCGCCTCCATGCGCGGCGTTCATTACGTGCTCCATGCCCCCCAGGGGGACACCTATGCCGATCTGCTGTTCACAATGATTGAGCGGCGCGGACAGCGTCCGCCCGTCACCTACACCACCTTTCAGGCCAGGGATCTCGGCGGGGACACCGCCGAACTGGTGAAACGGCATGTGCGTGAAGCGGTGGATCGCTTTCAGCCCGATGCCCTGCTGGTGGGGGAAAGCTGCACCGCGGAGTTGATTCAGGATCAGCCCGGTGCCCTGGCCCAGGGCATGGGGCTCACCATGCCGGTGGTGAGTCTGGAGCTGCCGGCCTACAGCAAAAAGGAGAACTGGGGGGCCGCAGAAACCTTCTACCAAATGGTGCGCAACCTGCTGAAGGAGCAAACGCCAGCCAATAACCAGCACGACCCCATGACATGGCAACACCAGGGGCGACGGCCCCGGGTGAACCTGTTGGGGCCATCCCTGCTGGGCTTCCGCTGCCGGGACGACGTGCTGGAGGTGCAGAAACTACTCACCCTGCACGGCATCGATGTGGGCGTGGTGGCACCCCTGGGGGCAGGTGTGGAGGATCTGAAGCGGATCCCCGATGCCGATCTCAACGTCTGCCTTTATCCGGAGGTGGCGGAATCCAGCTGCAGCTGGCTGGAGCGCAATTTCGGCATGCCCTTCAGCCGAACAGTGCCGATTGGAGTGGGCGCCACCCACGATTTCCTCGTGGAAGTGCACGACATGCTGGGGATGGAGCCCCCCGCCCCCGACGAGGGCTACCGGCGCTCACGCCTGCCCTGGTATTCAGAATCCGTGGACTCCACCTACCTCACGGGCAAGCGGGTGTTCATCTTTGGCGACGGCAGTCACGCCCTCGCCGCTGCCCGCATCTGCAGCGAGGAGCTGGGTTTCACGGTGGTGGGGCTGGGCACGTACAGCCGGGAGATGGCCCGGCCCGTTCGGGCTGCCGCCAAAGCCCTGGGCCTGGAGGCCCTGATCAGTGACGACTACCTGGCGGTGGAAGCGGCCATGGCCAAAGCGGCACCGGAACTTGTGCTGGGAACCCAGATGGAGCGCCACAGCGCCAAGCGGCTGGGAATTCCCTGCGCGGTGATCAGCACACCCATGCATGTGCAGGACGTGCCGGCCCGAATGAGCCCCCAGATGGGCTGGGAAGGGGCAAACGTGATCTTCGACGACTGGGTGCACCCGCTGATGATGGGCCTGGAGGAACACCTGATCGGCATGTTCCGCCACGACTTCGAATTCGTGGATGGCCACCAGAGCCACCTGGGCCATACCGGTGGTGCCGGCGCCGCCGACCACTCCGCGTTAACCGATATCCCCGCGGACGGCGACGACGCGCTGCACTGGACCGCAGATGGTGAAGCCGAACTCAAAAAAATCCCCTTCTTTGTACGGGGAAAGGTGCGACGCAACACTGAGGCCTATGCCCGCGATGTGGGCTGCCGCGTGATCAACAGCGAAACGCTCTATGACGCCAAAGCCCACTTCAAGGCATGA
- a CDS encoding ferredoxin:protochlorophyllide reductase (ATP-dependent) subunit N, producing MAGPTLLKESGPREVFCGLTSIVWLHRRMPDAFFLVVGSRTCAHLIQSAAGVMIFAEPRFGTAILSERDLAGLADAHDELDRVCKELLQRRPEIRTLFLVGSCPSEVIKLDLARAAERLNEELSGQVRVVNYSGSGIETTFTQGEDGALAALVPLLPASDERQLLLVGTLADAVEDRQMHLFQRMGIETIRSLPPRQSTDLPAVGAGTTVLLTQPFLTETARLLGDRGARVLTAPFPLGAEGSRRWMEAAADAFHLPDERVAAVLDPLVERAQSALARHRAVLEGKRIFLLPESQLELPLARFLHRECGMQLVEVGTPYLNREQMAAELDLLPDDVPVMEGQHVEQQLDRVRASQPDLVVCGMGLANPLEAEGIATKWSIELVFSPIHGIDQAGDLAELFSRPLRRRQLIRPGLHPSSLDPTVHA from the coding sequence ATGGCCGGGCCAACGCTGCTGAAGGAGTCGGGGCCGCGCGAGGTGTTCTGCGGCCTTACCTCGATTGTGTGGCTGCATCGGCGCATGCCCGATGCCTTTTTTCTTGTGGTGGGATCACGCACCTGCGCCCATCTAATCCAGAGCGCCGCAGGGGTGATGATTTTTGCCGAACCCCGTTTCGGCACAGCCATTCTCAGCGAGCGGGATCTGGCTGGCCTCGCAGATGCCCACGACGAACTCGACCGAGTCTGCAAGGAACTGCTGCAACGCCGCCCCGAGATCCGCACGCTGTTTCTGGTGGGGTCCTGCCCCAGCGAAGTGATCAAGCTGGATTTGGCCCGGGCCGCCGAACGGCTCAACGAAGAGCTGTCCGGCCAGGTGCGGGTGGTGAACTACTCCGGCAGCGGCATTGAAACCACGTTCACCCAGGGAGAAGACGGGGCACTAGCGGCCCTCGTGCCCCTACTCCCCGCCAGCGATGAACGGCAGTTGCTGCTGGTGGGAACCCTTGCTGATGCCGTGGAAGACCGGCAGATGCACCTGTTCCAACGGATGGGCATCGAGACGATTCGCAGCCTGCCGCCCCGGCAATCGACCGACCTGCCCGCCGTGGGAGCAGGAACCACGGTGCTGCTGACCCAGCCCTTTCTCACGGAAACCGCGCGCCTGCTCGGCGACCGCGGCGCCAGGGTGCTCACGGCCCCCTTCCCTCTGGGGGCTGAGGGGAGTCGCCGCTGGATGGAGGCTGCTGCTGATGCCTTCCATCTGCCTGATGAGCGGGTCGCTGCTGTGCTCGATCCGTTAGTGGAGCGGGCCCAGAGCGCCCTGGCCCGCCATCGCGCCGTGCTGGAGGGCAAGCGGATCTTCCTGCTTCCCGAATCCCAGCTGGAACTTCCCCTCGCCCGGTTTCTGCACCGGGAATGCGGCATGCAACTGGTGGAGGTGGGAACGCCTTATCTGAACCGCGAACAGATGGCTGCCGAGCTGGATTTGCTCCCCGATGACGTCCCGGTGATGGAGGGGCAACACGTGGAGCAGCAACTGGACCGGGTTCGCGCTAGCCAGCCCGACCTGGTGGTGTGTGGGATGGGCCTGGCCAATCCGCTGGAGGCCGAAGGCATCGCCACCAAATGGTCGATCGAACTGGTGTTCAGCCCGATCCACGGCATCGACCAGGCCGGCGACCTGGCGGAACTGTTTTCGCGGCCGTTGCGTCGCCGGCAACTGATTCGACCCGGCCTGCACCCAAGCAGCCTCGACCCAACCGTGCACGCCTGA
- a CDS encoding BMC domain-containing protein: MTRFASFDARERRRGGSALVTGTEVTPQQGGASCVVTTDSESPRLLRQNSHVQSIELRTHVFIDSLQPQLAAYMGSVSQGFLPIPGDACLWMEVSPGMAVHRVTDIALKASNVRLGQMVVERAFGSMALYHRDQSTVLHSGDVVLEAIGSTIDQRSPADVSWTEVIRAITPDHAVLINRQNRRGSMIEAGMSMFILETEPAGYVLIAANEAEKASNITLVDVKAVGAFGRLTLAGREGDVEEAAAAAMRAIDHVNSNARLR; the protein is encoded by the coding sequence ATGACCCGTTTTGCCAGCTTCGATGCTCGGGAGCGGCGACGCGGCGGTAGTGCTCTCGTCACCGGCACTGAGGTGACCCCCCAGCAGGGGGGGGCGAGCTGTGTTGTGACAACGGATTCTGAGTCGCCCCGGCTGTTGCGGCAAAACAGCCATGTGCAGTCGATCGAACTGCGAACCCACGTGTTCATCGACTCGCTGCAGCCGCAACTTGCGGCTTATATGGGTTCGGTGAGCCAGGGATTTCTGCCCATCCCCGGAGATGCTTGCCTCTGGATGGAGGTGTCACCGGGCATGGCGGTGCACCGGGTGACGGACATCGCACTGAAGGCCAGCAACGTCCGTCTCGGCCAGATGGTGGTGGAGCGGGCGTTCGGTTCGATGGCCCTCTATCACCGCGACCAAAGCACGGTGCTCCATTCCGGAGATGTGGTGCTGGAAGCGATTGGGAGCACCATCGATCAGCGTTCTCCAGCCGATGTGAGCTGGACGGAAGTGATCCGGGCGATCACGCCCGACCATGCTGTGCTGATCAACCGGCAGAACCGACGCGGCTCAATGATCGAAGCCGGGATGAGCATGTTCATCCTGGAGACGGAGCCTGCCGGATACGTGTTGATCGCTGCCAACGAAGCAGAAAAAGCCTCCAACATCACCTTGGTGGACGTGAAAGCGGTGGGTGCTTTCGGACGTCTCACCCTGGCGGGACGGGAAGGTGATGTGGAGGAAGCGGCCGCGGCGGCGATGCGTGCCATCGACCACGTCAACAGCAACGCAAGGCTGCGCTGA
- a CDS encoding non-canonical purine NTP pyrophosphatase, with the protein MKAVCWPSLALQLTIATGNPIKVAEIEAMLGPLPLNVQRQPADLDVEETGSTYRENAELKANAAALSTGCWALADDSGLEVDALQGAPGLYSARYAEGNDAKVQRILSELVGSPYRSACFRSTMVLCDPSGSCRAAAEGICWGELLSAPAYAGGGFESLLWVREARCTYGELNAAQLSRLGSRGKAARALAPQLRDLLNLR; encoded by the coding sequence ATGAAGGCCGTTTGTTGGCCCTCCTTGGCACTTCAGCTCACCATCGCCACGGGCAACCCAATCAAGGTTGCCGAAATCGAGGCCATGCTGGGACCACTTCCTCTGAACGTGCAGCGTCAACCTGCCGATCTGGACGTTGAAGAGACGGGAAGCACATATCGTGAAAACGCAGAGCTGAAGGCCAATGCAGCAGCTCTGAGTACTGGCTGCTGGGCCTTGGCTGACGATTCAGGTCTTGAGGTAGATGCTCTTCAAGGCGCACCGGGTCTGTATTCCGCCCGCTACGCCGAGGGCAACGACGCCAAGGTTCAGCGTATTCTTAGCGAGCTGGTGGGCTCGCCTTATCGCAGTGCCTGTTTCCGCAGCACGATGGTGTTGTGTGATCCTTCCGGCAGCTGTCGTGCCGCGGCGGAGGGAATTTGCTGGGGCGAACTCCTGAGTGCCCCGGCCTACGCCGGCGGCGGATTCGAATCCCTGCTTTGGGTGCGGGAAGCCCGTTGCACCTACGGCGAACTGAATGCGGCTCAGCTCAGCCGCCTGGGCAGCCGCGGCAAGGCGGCGCGTGCTCTGGCACCACAGTTGCGTGATCTGCTGAACCTGCGCTGA